The following proteins come from a genomic window of Polaribacter dokdonensis:
- a CDS encoding heavy-metal-associated domain-containing protein: MKRVILSIAVIAALGLTSCKNETKKETETTTTEMSKDIAMTDLSFGVRGNCGMCKSTIEKAANGVEGVASANWDVDKKKIDVSFDDTKTDVMAIHKAIAASGYDTEKVAGDLDAYDGLPGCCKYDHEMMMNQSTEDKKNDHSKHDH; encoded by the coding sequence ATGAAGAGAGTAATTTTAAGTATAGCTGTAATAGCAGCATTAGGCTTAACAAGTTGTAAAAACGAAACCAAAAAAGAAACAGAAACCACAACTACTGAAATGTCAAAAGATATAGCAATGACAGACCTGTCTTTTGGTGTAAGAGGAAATTGCGGAATGTGTAAAAGTACCATCGAAAAAGCAGCTAACGGTGTTGAAGGTGTTGCAAGTGCGAATTGGGATGTCGATAAAAAGAAGATTGACGTATCTTTTGATGATACAAAAACCGATGTAATGGCAATTCATAAAGCAATCGCAGCTTCAGGTTATGATACCGAAAAAGTAGCTGGTGATTTAGATGCTTACGACGGTTTACCAGGTTGTTGCAAATACGACCACGAAATGATGATGAATCAATCAACTGAAGACAAAAAAAATGATCACTCAAAACATGATCATTAA
- a CDS encoding efflux RND transporter periplasmic adaptor subunit, producing MKNNKVVIYIGIFIVGLLLGWFIFGGSSNKALDHKHDAISETNQLWTCSMHPQIMQPEPGDCPICGMDLIPAESSADGLLADQFKLTENAMALANIQTTTVGKGNVEGNTIKLSGKIAENEEANAVQVSYFAGRIESLNVSFTGEEVSKGQLLATIYSPELYAAQQELITAASSKELQPALYKAVRNKLKLWKLSDKQINQIEETQKVKENFPVYATVSGTVTEKLVEQGDYIKQGQPLLKIANLNTVWGNFDVYENQIDRFKKGQEVMITTNAYPNKEFKGTVDFIDPVLNTKTRTVTLRVVLKNKDDVFKPGMFVTANIEGSTSKNDEVLTIPGSAVMWTGERSVVYLKTNPDQPIFEMREIKLSNQIGNEYEVLEGLFVGNEIVTNGTFTVDAAAQLQGKKSMMNKDGGKVMTGHEGHLGIDNNESNKVNDHTNMNVRLEVSTKFQGQLKDVFNEYINLKDALVKEDSKSTSANATSLLNKLNKVDMKMLSDNKAHNHWMSLEGEIKSFATSISETSDIKSQRDHFKHLSSHLINAVQLFGVNEKVYVEFCPMADNNNGGYWLSKEEKVINPYYGEAMLTCGEVKQIIEQ from the coding sequence ATGAAAAATAATAAGGTAGTCATATACATTGGAATATTCATAGTAGGCTTGCTGTTGGGTTGGTTCATTTTTGGAGGTTCATCAAATAAAGCATTAGACCATAAACATGATGCTATTTCAGAAACCAATCAACTCTGGACGTGCTCTATGCATCCTCAAATTATGCAACCAGAACCAGGCGATTGTCCTATTTGCGGTATGGATTTAATTCCTGCGGAAAGTAGTGCAGATGGTTTATTAGCAGACCAATTCAAATTGACTGAAAACGCTATGGCTTTAGCTAATATTCAAACAACTACTGTTGGTAAAGGCAATGTTGAAGGCAATACTATCAAATTATCTGGTAAAATTGCTGAAAACGAAGAAGCCAATGCAGTACAGGTAAGTTATTTCGCTGGAAGAATTGAAAGTTTGAATGTGAGTTTTACAGGCGAAGAAGTTAGTAAAGGTCAATTATTGGCAACCATTTATTCGCCAGAACTCTATGCAGCACAACAAGAATTAATTACAGCAGCTTCTTCAAAAGAATTACAACCTGCTTTATACAAAGCAGTCCGTAATAAACTCAAATTATGGAAGCTCTCTGACAAGCAAATCAATCAGATTGAAGAAACCCAAAAAGTGAAAGAAAACTTTCCTGTGTATGCCACCGTTTCGGGTACCGTTACAGAAAAATTAGTAGAGCAAGGCGATTACATCAAACAAGGTCAACCCTTATTAAAAATTGCTAATCTTAACACCGTTTGGGGAAACTTTGATGTGTATGAAAATCAGATTGACCGCTTTAAAAAAGGACAGGAAGTGATGATAACCACCAATGCGTATCCTAATAAGGAATTTAAAGGTACTGTCGATTTTATTGACCCAGTTTTAAACACCAAAACAAGAACCGTAACCTTACGTGTAGTGCTAAAAAATAAGGACGATGTATTTAAACCAGGAATGTTTGTAACAGCAAATATTGAAGGTAGTACGTCTAAAAATGACGAAGTATTAACAATTCCTGGATCTGCTGTTATGTGGACAGGTGAACGTTCTGTGGTGTACCTTAAAACAAATCCAGACCAACCTATTTTTGAAATGCGTGAAATTAAATTAAGCAATCAAATTGGTAATGAATATGAAGTTTTAGAAGGTTTATTTGTTGGAAATGAAATAGTGACTAACGGTACTTTTACGGTTGATGCAGCAGCTCAATTGCAAGGAAAAAAGTCTATGATGAATAAAGATGGTGGTAAAGTAATGACTGGCCATGAAGGTCATTTAGGTATAGATAACAATGAATCTAACAAAGTAAATGACCACACTAATATGAATGTGCGTTTGGAAGTATCAACTAAATTTCAAGGGCAGTTAAAAGATGTTTTCAATGAGTATATCAATTTAAAAGATGCTTTAGTAAAAGAAGATTCAAAAAGTACTTCAGCAAACGCTACAAGTTTGTTAAATAAATTGAACAAAGTGGATATGAAAATGTTGTCAGATAATAAGGCGCATAACCATTGGATGTCATTAGAAGGTGAAATAAAATCTTTTGCAACTTCAATTTCTGAAACGTCCGATATAAAATCACAAAGAGACCATTTTAAACATTTATCATCACATCTAATCAATGCTGTTCAATTGTTTGGTGTCAATGAAAAGGTCTATGTGGAATTTTGTCCAATGGCAGATAACAACAATGGTGGATATTGGTTGAGTAAAGAAGAAAAAGTAATCAATCCATACTATGGCGAAGCAATGCTAACCTGTGGTGAAGTAAAACAAATAATAGAACAATAA
- a CDS encoding DUF305 domain-containing protein encodes MKTNKHTNNDKGKSNYTKFFLMLGASFIAMYITMYLNTYEFDHVYFSLTRFYMVCLGISTMALIMFFSMKNMYTNKKKNLGIVIGSIVLFLSALGLVRDQKSTVDDVLWMKAMIPHHSIAILTSERADIQDPEVKKLAEDIIKAQKKEIEEMKAMIKRLENEK; translated from the coding sequence ATGAAAACAAATAAGCATACAAACAACGATAAAGGAAAGAGCAATTACACAAAATTCTTTCTAATGCTTGGTGCATCTTTTATAGCAATGTATATCACCATGTACCTAAATACTTATGAATTTGACCATGTATATTTTAGCTTAACACGCTTTTATATGGTTTGTCTGGGTATTTCTACTATGGCATTGATTATGTTTTTCTCCATGAAAAACATGTACACCAATAAAAAGAAAAACTTGGGTATTGTTATTGGCAGCATAGTTCTTTTTCTTAGTGCTTTAGGACTAGTTCGCGACCAGAAATCTACAGTTGACGATGTCCTTTGGATGAAAGCAATGATACCACATCATTCTATCGCTATTTTAACAAGTGAAAGAGCAGATATTCAAGACCCAGAAGTTAAAAAATTAGCAGAAGACATAATTAAAGCACAAAAGAAGGAAATTGAAGAAATGAAAGCAATGATAAAACGATTAGAAAATGAAAAATAA
- a CDS encoding PepSY domain-containing protein, translating to MVKRHTALKIRKTHRYLGLFLGIQFLFWTISGLYFSWTDIDEIHGDQFKNLEYQPKAFNNLISPSKLSIAEGVNTIELRDIGNSPYYWINKNNLYNALDGLPKNSITQDEALYIAKNHMKSGLEVESVEQITKTGKHHEYREKLLPAYVISYKTDEALKAYVSVNDGKFQTVRHRSWRWFDFLWMTHTMDYEGRDNFNTLVLRAFSLLGLLTVLSGFLLWFTSSPSIRKIFKNRKSKV from the coding sequence ATGGTAAAAAGGCATACAGCTTTAAAAATTAGAAAAACCCACAGGTATTTGGGGCTATTTTTAGGAATTCAATTCCTATTTTGGACCATTAGTGGTTTATACTTCAGTTGGACAGACATCGATGAAATACACGGAGATCAATTTAAAAATTTGGAGTATCAACCCAAAGCGTTTAATAATTTAATAAGTCCTTCAAAACTTAGTATAGCTGAAGGTGTAAATACTATAGAATTAAGGGATATTGGCAATTCACCTTACTATTGGATTAATAAAAACAATTTGTATAATGCTTTAGATGGTTTGCCAAAAAATAGTATTACGCAAGATGAGGCACTCTATATTGCCAAAAACCATATGAAAAGTGGTTTAGAGGTAGAATCTGTTGAACAAATAACTAAAACTGGGAAACATCACGAGTATCGAGAAAAACTACTACCTGCTTATGTTATCTCATATAAAACCGATGAAGCTCTAAAAGCCTATGTTTCTGTAAACGATGGTAAATTTCAAACCGTAAGACATCGTTCTTGGCGTTGGTTTGATTTTTTATGGATGACACATACTATGGACTACGAAGGCAGAGACAATTTTAATACCCTTGTTTTGAGAGCCTTTTCACTTTTAGGGTTACTAACCGTATTAAGCGGTTTCTTATTGTGGTTTACCTCTTCACCTTCAATTAGAAAAATATTTAAAAACAGAAAAAGTAAAGTTTAA
- a CDS encoding DUF2911 domain-containing protein, whose amino-acid sequence MLTIASCKNEKSSTVKQKHNHNNATEKVEEQKKKPLSPHSETMAMIGDAHIHIDYSSPGVRGRIIFGGLVGYDQVWQAGAHMATWLETNKDLIINGETLPKGKYGFFTIPSKGDWTVMINKNWEQHGKDEYNEKDDVIRFKITPTLSEEITEHLEYKVNKINDKSGTISMAWEKVKLEFPFAIKK is encoded by the coding sequence ATGCTTACAATAGCGAGTTGCAAAAATGAAAAATCAAGTACGGTAAAGCAAAAACATAATCATAACAACGCAACTGAAAAAGTAGAAGAGCAAAAGAAAAAACCGTTAAGTCCACATTCTGAAACGATGGCAATGATAGGTGATGCCCATATTCATATTGATTATTCTTCACCAGGAGTAAGAGGACGAATCATTTTTGGTGGTTTAGTTGGTTATGACCAAGTATGGCAAGCTGGCGCTCATATGGCTACATGGTTAGAAACCAATAAAGATTTAATCATTAATGGAGAAACGCTTCCTAAAGGGAAATATGGTTTTTTTACAATTCCATCAAAAGGAGACTGGACTGTGATGATTAATAAAAACTGGGAGCAACATGGTAAAGATGAGTATAACGAAAAAGATGATGTTATTCGATTTAAAATTACACCAACATTATCAGAGGAAATCACAGAACATTTAGAGTATAAGGTCAACAAAATAAATGATAAAAGTGGAACTATTTCGATGGCTTGGGAAAAAGTTAAACTCGAATTTCCTTTTGCAATTAAAAAATAG
- a CDS encoding heavy metal translocating P-type ATPase, with protein sequence MKLTYHIHGMTCNGCRSHVEETLSKVKGVLKATVNLDKAEANIEMESHIPIETFQEALKKDGDRYSIHNLGEHHHHTETKNKEQPKGKGTGTFYCPMHCEGDKTYDEPGDCPVCGMDLVEEQNLSATSKEQWTCPMHPEIVKDEAGSCPICGMDLVPMEVDSSAEEKTYKKLLKKFRIASVFTLPIFLIAMSEMLNNNPLYNIMEQKNWNWIQFALSIPVVFYATWMFFERAYRSIKTWNLNMFTLIGIGAGVAWLFSVFGMLFPDLFPEQFKTESDAVHVYFEATTVILTLVLLGQLLEARAHSKTNSAVKELLKLAPNKAIKIVDGEEVEVSIDEIELNDILKVKPGDKIPVDGVITEGKTTIDESMITGEPIPINKSQEDKVSSGTINGNQSFLMKAEKVGGDTLLSQIIHMVNDASRSRAPIQNLADRVSGYFVPVVVLISIITFIVWSVWGPEPVYVYAFVNAIAVLIIACPCALGLATPMSVMVGVGKGAQNGVLIKNAEALEKMDKVNTLIVDKTGTITEGKPTVETVGAFNDTLSVKEVLQYIVSLNTNSEHPLAEATIEYGKEHNTEILKSEDFSAVTGKGVEAKIDGKQVALGNPKMIEYAKANITYKMKDEAKSYQKQGKTVSYLSIDETVVGYVVIGDKIKETSAKAIKALQDKGIDVIMLTGDNQDTAQAVASELNLADFKASMLPEDKLKEVEKLQEKGKVVAMAGDGINDAPALAKSDIGIAMGTGTDVAIESAMITLVKGDLHGIVKARNLSVSVMKNIKQNLFFALIYNTLGVPIAAGVLFPFFGILLSPMIAALAMSFSSVSVIANALRLRTIKV encoded by the coding sequence ATGAAACTCACATATCACATACACGGAATGACTTGCAACGGTTGTCGGAGTCACGTTGAAGAAACGCTTTCTAAAGTTAAAGGTGTTTTAAAAGCAACTGTCAATTTAGATAAGGCAGAAGCTAACATAGAAATGGAATCACATATTCCCATAGAAACATTTCAAGAAGCCTTAAAAAAGGATGGTGACAGATATAGTATTCATAATCTTGGTGAACACCATCATCATACCGAAACTAAAAATAAAGAACAACCCAAAGGAAAAGGTACAGGTACGTTTTATTGTCCTATGCATTGCGAAGGTGATAAAACTTATGATGAACCAGGGGATTGTCCTGTTTGTGGAATGGATTTGGTGGAAGAACAAAATCTATCAGCAACTTCAAAGGAACAATGGACCTGTCCTATGCATCCAGAAATTGTCAAAGACGAAGCAGGTTCGTGTCCTATTTGTGGTATGGATTTAGTACCAATGGAAGTAGATAGTTCAGCAGAGGAAAAAACGTATAAGAAGCTATTAAAGAAATTTCGGATAGCATCTGTATTCACATTACCCATTTTCTTAATTGCTATGAGCGAAATGCTGAATAACAATCCATTGTATAATATAATGGAACAGAAAAATTGGAACTGGATTCAATTTGCATTATCCATTCCTGTTGTCTTTTACGCTACGTGGATGTTTTTTGAGCGTGCTTATAGAAGCATAAAAACATGGAATCTCAATATGTTTACACTCATTGGAATCGGTGCAGGTGTGGCTTGGTTATTTAGTGTATTTGGGATGTTGTTTCCAGATTTATTTCCTGAACAATTTAAAACTGAATCAGACGCAGTTCACGTCTATTTTGAAGCAACAACAGTTATTCTAACGTTAGTGCTTTTAGGTCAGTTGTTAGAAGCTCGCGCACATAGTAAAACCAATTCGGCCGTAAAAGAGTTACTAAAGTTAGCACCTAACAAAGCCATTAAAATAGTTGATGGTGAAGAAGTTGAGGTCAGTATTGACGAGATAGAATTAAATGATATTCTCAAAGTGAAACCAGGAGATAAAATTCCTGTGGATGGTGTGATAACCGAAGGCAAAACAACAATTGACGAATCTATGATTACAGGAGAACCCATTCCTATAAACAAATCTCAAGAAGATAAAGTAAGCAGCGGAACAATAAATGGCAATCAATCCTTTCTAATGAAAGCTGAAAAAGTAGGAGGTGACACCCTTTTATCACAAATCATTCATATGGTGAATGATGCCAGTAGAAGTCGTGCACCTATTCAAAATTTAGCAGATAGAGTTTCGGGTTACTTCGTGCCAGTTGTGGTTCTTATTTCTATTATCACATTTATTGTATGGTCTGTTTGGGGGCCAGAACCAGTTTATGTGTATGCTTTTGTGAATGCAATTGCTGTACTAATCATTGCGTGTCCTTGTGCTTTAGGTTTGGCAACACCAATGTCTGTAATGGTTGGTGTAGGTAAAGGTGCTCAAAATGGAGTTTTGATTAAAAATGCTGAAGCGCTTGAAAAAATGGATAAGGTAAATACGCTTATCGTTGACAAGACAGGAACAATTACAGAAGGTAAACCAACAGTTGAAACCGTTGGTGCTTTTAATGATACTTTAAGCGTAAAAGAAGTGTTACAATACATCGTTTCATTAAATACCAATAGCGAACATCCTTTAGCAGAAGCCACAATTGAATATGGTAAAGAACATAACACAGAAATTTTAAAGTCCGAAGATTTTAGTGCAGTCACAGGTAAAGGTGTTGAAGCGAAAATTGATGGTAAACAAGTAGCATTAGGTAACCCTAAAATGATAGAATATGCAAAAGCAAATATTACTTATAAAATGAAAGACGAAGCTAAGTCTTACCAAAAACAGGGTAAAACAGTTTCTTATTTGTCAATAGATGAAACCGTTGTTGGGTATGTAGTTATAGGAGATAAAATAAAAGAAACGAGTGCCAAAGCGATTAAAGCACTTCAAGATAAAGGCATCGATGTTATAATGCTTACAGGCGACAATCAAGATACAGCACAGGCAGTAGCATCAGAACTTAATCTAGCAGATTTTAAAGCCAGTATGCTACCAGAAGATAAACTCAAAGAAGTAGAAAAACTGCAAGAAAAAGGAAAAGTAGTTGCTATGGCAGGTGATGGAATTAATGATGCACCAGCATTGGCTAAAAGCGATATTGGTATTGCTATGGGTACAGGAACAGACGTAGCGATAGAAAGTGCGATGATAACACTCGTAAAAGGTGATTTACATGGTATTGTAAAAGCAAGAAACTTAAGTGTTTCAGTAATGAAAAACATTAAGCAGAACCTGTTTTTTGCACTTATCTATAACACATTAGGTGTGCCTATTGCAGCAGGTGTTTTGTTCCCATTTTTCGGAATATTACTATCGCCAATGATAGCAGCTTTAGCAATGAGTTTTAGTTCTGTTTCGGTAATAGCAAACGCATTACGATTAAGAACAATTAAAGTATAA